A genomic segment from Raphanus sativus cultivar WK10039 unplaced genomic scaffold, ASM80110v3 Scaffold1831, whole genome shotgun sequence encodes:
- the LOC130504854 gene encoding LOW QUALITY PROTEIN: protein ROOT HAIR SPECIFIC 17-like (The sequence of the model RefSeq protein was modified relative to this genomic sequence to represent the inferred CDS: deleted 1 base in 1 codon), whose protein sequence is MASLNLKMKKRENYGTEPDKKKLAMAGIRHQLLLLLRRRHRLFPLVSAFSGCLLLLLLFSFSFPPVIHRSPPGRKNQIAVEPKLLVPENGGRSDRHLWSSKLSNSYYGCSNASDTFQVLDKTSQTDRYLLIATSGGLNQQRTGIIDAVVAAYILNATLVIPKLDQNSYWKDTSNFEEIFDVDWFITHLSKDVKIIKELPKGEESRLIGLQSIRVPRKCTPSCYLQRVLPLLKKKHVVQLSKFDYRLANQLDSELQKLRCRVNYHAVRYTETINKMGQTLVDRMRTKSKHFVALHLRFEPDMLAFSGCYYGGGQKERLELGAMRRRWKTLHAANPDKVREHGRCPLTPEEIGLMLRGLGFGREVHLYVASGEVYGGDATLAPLRALFPNIHTKETLTSKKELAPFARFSSRMAALDFIVCDESDAFVTNNNGNMARILAGRRRYMGHKVTIRPNAKKLHKIFTNRHNMTWDEFSTKVRKYQTGFMGEPDEMKAGEGEFHENPTSCICQKKKKKDNEKLKEDEQDSWPWEYSDIGNVPMATRSEFESSTRS, encoded by the exons ATGGCGTCTTTAAAtttgaagatgaagaaaaggGAGAATTATGGCACCGAACCTGACAAG AAAAAACTGGCTATGGCCGGAATCCGACACCAGTTACTGCTACTCCTTCGCCGCCGTCACCGTTTATTCCCTCTGGTCTCTGCCTTCTCcggctgtctcctcctcctcctcctcttctccttttcCTTCCCTCCTGTGATCCATCGCTCACCACCAGGC AGGAAGAATCAAATTGCCGTGGAACCCAAGCTTCTCGTACCC GAAAATGGAGGAAGATCGGATCGGCACTTATGGAGCTCGAAATTGTCCAACTCCTACTATGGCTGCAGCAATGCCAGTGACACCTTTCAAG TTTTGGATAAGACGAGTCAAACAGATCGATATCTACTGATCGCTACGAGCGGAGGGTTAAACCAACAGCGAACAGGG ATAATAGACGCTGTGGTTGCGGCTTACATCCTAAATGCCACTCTTGTGATCCCTAAACTGGACCAAAATTCATACTGGAAGGACACCAg CAACTTCGAAGAAATATTTGACGTTGATTGGTTCATTACGCATCTCTCCAAAGATGTCAAGATCATCAAGGAGCTTCCTAAAGGAGAAGAGTCAAGACTCATTGGCCTACAGTCCATTCGTGTTCCCAGGAAGTGCACACCCTCTTGCTACCTGCAGCGTGTTTTGCCCCTTCTTAAGAAGAAGCAT GTTGTACAACTCTCTAAATTCGATTACAGGCTGGCCAACCAGCTGGATTCAGAGCTACAGAAGCTGAGGTGTAGAGTGAACTACCATGCGGTGAGATATACGGAGACTATCAACAAGATGGGCCAAACTCTGGTTGACCGGATGAGAACCAAATCCAAACACTTTGTTGCCCTTCATCTCAG GTTCGAACCTGATATGCTGGCCTTCTCCGGATGCTATTATGGGGGAGGTCAGAAAGAGAGACTTGAACTCGGAGCTATGAGAAGAAGGTGGAAAACTTTACAC GCGGCAAACCCTGACAAGGTACGGGAGCACGGGAGATGTCCCCTGACTCCAGAGGAGATCGGTCTGATGCTCAGGGGCTTAGGCTTTGGTAGAGAAGTTCACTTGTACGTTGCATCAGGCGAGGTATACGGAGGGGATGCTACACTAGCACCATTAAGAGCTCTGTTTCCAAATATCCATACAAAAGAGACATTGACTTCTAAGAAAGAGCTAGCTCCGTTTGCACGCTTCTCATCACGCATGGCTGCTCTTGACTTCATCGTGTGTGATGAGAGCGACGCATTTGTCACCAACAACAACGGCAACATGGCTAGAATCTTAGCCGGAAGAAG AAGATACATGGGACATAAAGTAACCATCCGTCCAAACGCCAAGAAACTCCATAAAATCTTCACAAACAGACACAACATGACATGGGATGAATTCTCAACCAAGGTCCGGAAATACCAAACAGGGTTCATGGGGGAGCCAGATGAAATGAAAGCAGGAGAAGGAGAGTTCCATGAGAACCCGACCTCCTGCATTtgtcaaaagaagaagaagaaggacaatGAAAAACTAAAAGAGGACGAGCAAGACTCATGGCCATGGGAGTACTCAGACATTGGCAATGTCCCCATGGCCACTAGAAGCGAGTTTGAATCATCAACCAGAAGTTGA
- the LOC130504855 gene encoding expansin-like A2 — protein sequence MGSCFLFFVVLLLSSSVDACDRCLQRSKAAYFSSASALSSGACSYGSMATSFFAGHIAAAVPSIYKDGAGCGACFQVRCNNPSLCSTRGTTVMVTDLNMSNQTDLILSSRAFRAMAKPVIGADRDLILRQGVVDIQYQRVPCDYGNKKMMNVRVEESSKKPNYLAIKLLYQGGQTEVVAIDIAQVGSSHWSYMTRSHGAVWVTDKVPTGPLQFRFVVTAGFDGKMLWSQRVLPANWEAGKIYDAGVQITDIAQEGCDPCDDHIWN from the exons ATGGGAAGCTGCTTTCTCTTCTTCGTCGTTTTACTATTATCGTCTTCCGTTGACGCCTGCGACCGATGTCTCCAACGCTCTAAGGCTGCTTATTTCTCCTCTGCCTCTGCTCTCTCCT CGGGAGCTTGCTCCTATGGTTCTATGGCTACGAGTTTCTTCGCCGGTCACATAGCCGCTGCCGTGCCTTCAATATACAAAGACGGCGCCGGCTGCGGAGCTTGCTTCCAGGTCAGATGCAACAACCCTTCTCTTTGCAGCACCAGAGGAACCACGGTGATGGTCACCGACCTGAACATGAGCAACCAAACAGATCTTATCCTCAGCAGCAGAGCCTTCAGGGCCATGGCTAAGCCGGTTATTGGCGCCGACAGAGATCTTATCCTTAGACAAGGCGTTGTGGACATTCAATACCAGAG aGTCCCTTGCGACTACGGaaacaagaagatgatgaatgtgagagttgaaGAATCAAGCAAGAAGCCAAATTACTTGGCGATAAAGCTCTTGTACCAAGGAGGCCAAACCGAAGTCGTAGCCATCGACATTGCTCAGGTTGGTTCTTCCCATTGGAGTTACATGACCAGAAGCCACGGAGCCGTCTGGGTCACTGACAAAGTACCAACCGGACCTCTTCAGTTCAGATTCGTGGTGACTGCTGGCTTCGACGGCAAAATGCTCTGGTCCCAGCGAGTTCTTCCGGCCAACTGGGAAGCTGGCAAGATCTACGACGCCGGCGTTCAGATCACCGACATTGCTCAGGAAGGTTGTGATCCATGCGACGATCACATCTggaactga